Proteins encoded by one window of Nasonia vitripennis strain AsymCx chromosome 5, Nvit_psr_1.1, whole genome shotgun sequence:
- the Or300 gene encoding odorant receptor 300 produces MGKGKVRSFSDYFWLSQGMLKFCGVLPMPERGLFVNYFLIMLSISSLVFLFFPGFYIIAFHGSEINAAAKVDIIAGEALEIWVTTIKALVLLPCRQTMLSVSRRATRLLVDIEDEKEQQLAEPYARRGYYLLYGFGGTVFFALLSIVIKPFGQQVQYGANGTILASKDLPYSIGIVHENQQLFNAWWIGQCFAGIIAIIAIIGIDTTLAIFVLHACGHFRILRSRFQAVAENSSSRRMSVSGRDDRRRLIDLIDKHQEIIQFVSTIIIIRYVITLRKCFLFSIKLLRRNRIRLQSGGTDSNDTQHLSDLRIRLQFAGGKSLYIYIYTSSQVGFEAYNLRWYDWIEDDKSLVTFLITRSQKPMLITAGRFTSISLETFSAVLSSAFSFFSILRKTL; encoded by the exons ATGGGCAAAGGTAAGGTCCGAAGCTTTTCCGATTACTTCTGGCTAAGCCAGGGTATGCTCAAGTTCTGCGGCGTTCTTCCCATGCCGGAGAGAGGCCTCTTCGTAAACTACTTCCTGATCATGCTGTCGATCAGCTCGCTGGTCTTCTTATTCTTTCCCGGCTTCTACATTATCGCCTTCCACGGCTCGGAGATCAACGCAGCCGCCAAGGTCGACATAATCGCCGGCGAGGCGCTCGAAATCTGGGTGACCACGATAAAAG CGCTAGTCCTTCTGCCATGTCGGCAGACGATGCTCAGCGTCTCCCGGCGCGCGACTCGTCTCCTGGTCGACATCGAGGACGAGAAGGAGCAGCAGCTGGCGGAGCCTTACGCACGCCGCGGTTACTACCTGCTCTACGGCTTCGGCGGCACGGTATTCTTCGCCCTGCTTTCGATCGTTATCAAACCGTTCGGCCAGCAAGTTCAGTACGGAGCCAACGGAACGATCTTAGCGAGCAAGGATCTGCCCTACTCCATCGGCATCGTCCACGAGAATCAGCAGTTGTTCAACGCCTGGTGGATCGGCCAGTGCTTCGCCGGTATCATCGCTATAATTGCCATCATAGGAATCGACACGACCTTGGCCATTTTCGTGCTTCACGCTTGCGGTCACTTTCGGATACTGCGCTCCAGGTTTCAAGCCGTCGCCGAGA ACAGCAGTAGCAGGAGGATGTCGGTTAGTGGGAGGGACGACAGGCGCAGGCTTATCGATCTCATTGACAAGCATCAGGAGATCATACAGTTTGTTTCAACTATCATAATTATAAGATACGTTATTACTCTTCGtaaatgttttcttttttcgatcAAGCTTTTGCGACGAAATAGAATACGTCTTCAGAGCGGTGGTACTGATTCAAATGATACTCAGCATCTCAGCGATTTGCGGATTCGGCTTCAATTTGCTGGCGGTAAgtcgttatatatatatatatacaca AGCTCCCAAGTCGGATTCGAAGCTTACAATCTCAGGTGGTACGACTGGATCGAGGACGACAAGAGTCTGGTGACGTTTTTGATAACGAGGAGCCAGAAGCCGATGCTGATAACTGCGGGACGGTTTACCAGCATATCTCTCGAGACGTTCTCTGCC GTACTCTCGTCGGctttctccttcttctctaTTCTCAGAAAAACTTTGTAA
- the Or300 gene encoding odorant receptor 300 isoform X1: MGKGKVRSFSDYFWLSQGMLKFCGVLPMPERGLFVNYFLIMLSISSLVFLFFPGFYIIAFHGSEINAAAKVDIIAGEALEIWVTTIKALVLLPCRQTMLSVSRRATRLLVDIEDEKEQQLAEPYARRGYYLLYGFGGTVFFALLSIVIKPFGQQVQYGANGTILASKDLPYSIGIVHENQQLFNAWWIGQCFAGIIAIIAIIGIDTTLAIFVLHACGHFRILRSRFQAVAESKAKYSSSRRMSVSGRDDRRRLIDLIDKHQEIIHFCDEIEYVFRAVVLIQMILSISAICGFGFNLLAQEEKLLYGFHLLGACIQLLIFCWPPDNLIDESSQVGFEAYNLRWYDWIEDDKSLVTFLITRSQKPMLITAGRFTSISLETFSAVLSSAFSFFSILRKTL; this comes from the exons ATGGGCAAAGGTAAGGTCCGAAGCTTTTCCGATTACTTCTGGCTAAGCCAGGGTATGCTCAAGTTCTGCGGCGTTCTTCCCATGCCGGAGAGAGGCCTCTTCGTAAACTACTTCCTGATCATGCTGTCGATCAGCTCGCTGGTCTTCTTATTCTTTCCCGGCTTCTACATTATCGCCTTCCACGGCTCGGAGATCAACGCAGCCGCCAAGGTCGACATAATCGCCGGCGAGGCGCTCGAAATCTGGGTGACCACGATAAAAG CGCTAGTCCTTCTGCCATGTCGGCAGACGATGCTCAGCGTCTCCCGGCGCGCGACTCGTCTCCTGGTCGACATCGAGGACGAGAAGGAGCAGCAGCTGGCGGAGCCTTACGCACGCCGCGGTTACTACCTGCTCTACGGCTTCGGCGGCACGGTATTCTTCGCCCTGCTTTCGATCGTTATCAAACCGTTCGGCCAGCAAGTTCAGTACGGAGCCAACGGAACGATCTTAGCGAGCAAGGATCTGCCCTACTCCATCGGCATCGTCCACGAGAATCAGCAGTTGTTCAACGCCTGGTGGATCGGCCAGTGCTTCGCCGGTATCATCGCTATAATTGCCATCATAGGAATCGACACGACCTTGGCCATTTTCGTGCTTCACGCTTGCGGTCACTTTCGGATACTGCGCTCCAGGTTTCAAGCCGTCGCCGAGAGTAAAGCGAAAT ACAGCAGTAGCAGGAGGATGTCGGTTAGTGGGAGGGACGACAGGCGCAGGCTTATCGATCTCATTGACAAGCATCAGGAGATCATACA CTTTTGCGACGAAATAGAATACGTCTTCAGAGCGGTGGTACTGATTCAAATGATACTCAGCATCTCAGCGATTTGCGGATTCGGCTTCAATTTGCTGGCG CAAGAAGAGAAATTGCTGTACGGCTTTCATCTGCTCGGGGCATGCATTCAACTTCTGATATTCTGTTGGCCGCCTGATAATCTGATTGATGAG AGCTCCCAAGTCGGATTCGAAGCTTACAATCTCAGGTGGTACGACTGGATCGAGGACGACAAGAGTCTGGTGACGTTTTTGATAACGAGGAGCCAGAAGCCGATGCTGATAACTGCGGGACGGTTTACCAGCATATCTCTCGAGACGTTCTCTGCC GTACTCTCGTCGGctttctccttcttctctaTTCTCAGAAAAACTTTGTAA